Part of the Candidatus Hydrogenedentota bacterium genome is shown below.
CCTTCGGCCTCCACTGGACCGAAAGGGAGTACGTCTTCTACGTGGACGGCGTGGAGACCTGGCGCACGTCCGCCGGCGGCGTCTGCCGGGTGCCCCTCTACATCAAGCTGACCGAGGAGATCGGCCCCTGGGCCGGCAGTATTGCCGACGCCGCGCTCCCTGATTACTTCCGCGTGGACCACGTGCGGGTCTATCAGGAGAAGGGCGGAGAAAAGGAGAAACTATGAACCGGCGCGCGGTGTGTTGTGTGCTTCTTGCGGCGGCGGGGTTCGCCGCCGGGTTTGCGGCGGCGGAGTCCCGTCACCTGCCGGACGGGGTGCAGCCCAGCATCGGGGCGTGGTTCTGCGGCGACGACTTCATGGAGCCCGAGGGCTACCGGAAATACGTGGACCTCTTCGCCGAGCGGTCCGTGTATGACCTGCTCACCATGAGCGTGCGCCTCAAGGAGCGCGAGATCACCGAGCCCGCCGTGCGCGACCAGGTGGCGGCGGCGGTCGCCTACGCCCGGAAGCGGGGCCTGAAGGTGGCCCTGGACCTCGACGCGCGCCTCGCGCGGGAGGCCTTCCGCCAGCGCTATCCGGAAGAGCAGCAGGAGATGCTGCGTCTGCGCACGGTGCCCCTGGCGGCGTCCGGGGAGGCGGAGCTGGAGATTGCCTCCGACACCCTGACGGACCACATGACGGGCAACACGACGCCCTACATCCCCCTGTCCGGGCGGCTGGTCCGCGTGTACGACTACCAGGCGGCGGAGGACGGCGTCCTGCCGGAGACGGTGCGCGACATCACGGAGCGCTGCGCCGTGCGGGAGGCCTCGGACAAGGCGGTGCGCGTCGCCATCCCCTGCGACGCGTCCACGGAGGGGCGGACGGCCTGCGTCATGGCGGCGTTCACCCACCTCACGCCGGACGTCTACGCGCCGCACCTGGAGGCCTTCGAGCGGGAGATCGTGGAGCTGTACGCCAACGTGCCGCTGGCGGGGCTCATGAAGGACGAGTGGGGCTTCCCGCCCTGCCACGGGGGCTGCCCCGAGAAGAACGACTTCTGGTTCTCGCGCTTCCGGGCCGAGGCCTACGCCGCCGAGACGAAAGGGGGGGATCTCGTGCGCGACTGCCTGCTCATGTGCCTGGGCGAGCGGGGCCGCGAGCGCGAGCGGCAGGCGGCCGTCAACATCCTCCTGCGCGGCTCCCGCCGGCGCAACACGGACCTGGAGGCCCACTACTATTACCTCGCGAAGGACTTCTTCGGCCCCGACGCCGCAGTGGTCACCCACGCCACCTGGACCCCCTTCCCCGGCCCGTCGGAGTTCAAGAAGAACGGGCTGCACTGGTGGGCCGCGAAGCGGACCTGGGGCCAGACGGACGAGACGACGCCCTTCGCCGCCCGCACCGCCCTCGCCAAGAAGTGGGGCGGCGGCGTCTGGTACAACCAGTTCTACTCCACAAACCCCGACGACTACCGCGAGAGCCTCTGGACCCACGCCCTCGGCGGCGGACGCATCAACTACCACCCCCTCTACCCCGCCCCGGAGGGCATGGACCGGATGGACCGCATCGGCGCGCTCCTCGCGCCGGACATCGTGGCGGGCGAAAGCCGCCTGCGCCTCCTGCCGCTGATCAGCCGCGCCCCCGTGGACTGCCCCGTCGCCGTGATCTTCGGCCACGCCTCCGCCATGAACTGGGCGGGCCCGGCCTATGGCGAGGTCGGCCTCGGCCTCACGGACGCCTTCTGGCAAGCGGGCTATTACGCCGACCTGATCCCCTCCAGCGAGGTCCTCTCCGGCGCGTTCCGCGTGGACAGGGAGGGCCGCGCCCTCGCCTACGGTGCCCAGCGCTACGCCGCCGTCGTCCTGTGCAACATAGACCTGGAAGAGGAGGCGATATGCCGCCCCTTCTTTCCGACAGGGGAATGGGACACGATGGTGTTTCATATTGGCCACTGGATGAGCAATTTTGCCGGGAGGCAGTATTTCGGGAACGAGGCCCTCGGGCTGGGGGTGGGGTATGTGAAGGACGAGGCGGCGGCGGTGGCCAAGGTCATCGAGCATCTGAAGCGTTGCGGTATCCCCCCGGTGACCCCGGCGGAGGGCCGTCTGCCGAACAAGACCGTCTGCCCGGGCCGGGAGGGGCACCTCCGGCTCACGGACGGCACGGTGGTCTTCCTGAACGGGAAGACCAACGCGGCGGGCGACCCGATCTCGGGCACTTTCCAGGTGGCGGGGCAGGACATCCAGGCCGAGGCGCGGGGCCTGCTGGCCGTGCGGCTCACCGCCGACGGGAAGGTGGACGCCCTGGCGGCGGGCGGCTTGGAGCGCTTCGTCGGGGGCGGGCTGTCCCTCGATCTGGACACGCCGACCGACCTGGCCTACTGGCATGACGGCGGCCGCCCCAGAGGCGCGCTGCAGGACGCGGCGGGCCCCCTGCCCGCCTCCCTCGCCGCGCTTACGGACGACTGGCTTCGGCTGGAGACCCCGGCGGCAGCGGCGGCGAAGCCGCCCGTCGAACCGCTGCCCGTGGTGGACCTGTCGGATGACACGGCGCGGCAGGTCGTCATCGCGCGGGGCACGCGCCAGGTGTACCAGGGCCACCCCACCACCGCGATGACCGGCGACAGGAAGACGATGTTCGCCGTGTGGAGCGTGGGCCACGGCGGCCCCGCCGGGCCCATGGCCCGCAGCGACGACGGCGGCCTCACCTGGACCCGGCTGGACGACCAGCTCCCGGCGGCGTTCCGGAAGCATGTCAACTGCCCGAGCCTCTACCGCATGGAGGGCCCGGACGGGCTGACGCGGTTCTGGGTTTTCTCCGCGCGCACCGAGGGGATGGACGCGGCGGGAAGCATGCCCCGCATCGTCAGCGAGGACGACGGCAGGACGTGGCGCGAGGCACCGCCCCTCGGCGCGGCCTTCGAGTGCGTCATGACCTTCAGCTCCATGGTCCGCCCCCGGAACGGCGACTGGCTCGCCATGTACCACCGCCGTTCCGGCCCCGACAAGCAGGGGCTGGAGGTCATGCAGACCGTCTCCGGCGACGGCGGGATCACCTGGTCCGACCCCGTGGTGGCCGCACAGGTGCCGGGGAAGAAGCCCTGCGAGCCCTTTGTGTTTGAGGCGCCGGACAACTCCGGACTGTGCTGCCTGATGCGCGAGAACACGCACACGGGGAACAGCCTGATGATGTTCAGCGACGACGGGGGAAAGACCTGGAGCACCCCCGTGGACACGCCGTGGGGGCTCACGGGCGACCGCCACATGGGCGTGCGCGTTCCCGACGGGCGGCTCGTCATCGCCTTCCGCGACCGCGCGCCCGAAAGCCCGACGGACGGCCATTTCGTCGCGTGGGTCGGCACCTACGACGACATCCGGAAGGGCCGCCCCGGCCAGTACCGCATCAAGCTGCTCCACAGCCACGCGGGCGGCGACTGCGGCTACCCCGGCATGGAGCTGCTCCCCGACGGCACCATCATCGCCACCACCTACGTCAAATACCGCAAAGGTCCGGAGAAGCACTCCGTGGTCAGCGTCCGGTTCCGTCTGGAGGAGACCGACGCGCTGTTCAAGAAGGCAACAGGGGAAGAATAGGAGACCGGCATACCATGTTCATGATCGCGGCCCTTCTGGCGGTGTCCGCCGCCCTGGAGTTTCCCCCGGAGCTGGTGGACTTCGCGCCGATGCCGGGCAACCCCGTGTTCGAGGCGGCCGGGCCCGGCCACTGGGACGAGTGCATCCGGGAGCGCGGCTGGATTCTGCACGAGGACGGCGTCTACCACCTCTGGTACACGGGGCACCGGAAGCGGGGCGACGACACCCGGAAACTGGGGTATGCCGTCTCCGCCGACGGCGTCCACTGGCAACGCCACCCGGACAACCCGGTCCACGCGGAGGGCTGGGTCGAGGACATGATGGTGGTGAGGGCGGGGGACACCTACCACATGTTCGCCGAGGGCCGGAACGACGAGACGCACCGGCTCAGCTCCACCGACCGGGTCCACTGGACCGACCACGGCCGCCTCACGGTCCTTCAGACCAACGGAGAGCCGATCGCGCCGGGGCCCTTCGGCACGCCGACGGCCTGGCTGGAAGACGGGGTCTGGTATTTCTTCTACGAGCGGAACGACGAGGCGGTGTGGCTGGCCACCTCCACGGACCTCGCCACCTGGACCAACGTGCAGGACGAGCCGGTCCTTCTCCGCGGCCCCGGCGGCTACGACCAGAAGATGATCGCCCTCGACCAGATCGTGAAACACAGGGGGACCTACTACGCGTATTACCACGGCCTGATCCCGGACACGCGCCCGGGGGAGTGGACCTCGGCGGTCGCCGCCTCCGCGGACCTCGTCCATTGGGAGAAATACCCCGGCAACCCGATTGTGGGGGGCGACAAATCCAGCCCCGTGCTGGTTCCCGACGGGGAGGCCTTCCGCTTGTTCACCGTGCACCCCGCCGTGTGGGCCTACGGGCGCCGCGCGCCCGGCGCGGCCGCGCCGGCGCCGCGCGCGGACAGCTTCACGGTGTGGCAGCTCCCCAACCAGACGCGCTCCCAGATAATGTCCTATGTGGTGCAAACCGCCGGCGGGCGGCTCATCGTCCTGGACGGGGGCATGGCGGGCGACGCCGCGTATCTGCGGGCGTTCCTCAAAGAGCGGGGCGGCCGGGTGGACGCGTGGTTCCTCACCCACCTCCACGACGACCACTGCGAGGCCCTCGGCGTCCTGCTGGGCGACCCGCAGGGGCTGGAGATCGGGGACATCTGCGCCTCCGTGCCCCCCGCCGAATGGTTCGAAACGGCGTGCAGCCCCGCCGAGCAGGCAGTCTACCGCACCTTCATGCAGGCGCTTGCGGCGGCCGGCCACACCCTGGTTCCGCTGTCCCCGGGCGACATGAGGGGCCTCGACGGCGTGCTGGTGCAGGTGCTCGGCGGATGCAACCCCGAACTCCTCAAGAACCCGCTCAACAACTCCTCCATGGTCCTGCGCCTCAGCGACGCGCGGAAGTCCGTGCTGTTCCTCGGCGACCTTGGCCTGGAGGGCGGCGAGAAGCTGCTGGCGGGGCCGCAGGCCGGATGGCTGCCGTCCGACATCGTGCAG
Proteins encoded:
- a CDS encoding exo-alpha-sialidase; protein product: METPAAAAAKPPVEPLPVVDLSDDTARQVVIARGTRQVYQGHPTTAMTGDRKTMFAVWSVGHGGPAGPMARSDDGGLTWTRLDDQLPAAFRKHVNCPSLYRMEGPDGLTRFWVFSARTEGMDAAGSMPRIVSEDDGRTWREAPPLGAAFECVMTFSSMVRPRNGDWLAMYHRRSGPDKQGLEVMQTVSGDGGITWSDPVVAAQVPGKKPCEPFVFEAPDNSGLCCLMRENTHTGNSLMMFSDDGGKTWSTPVDTPWGLTGDRHMGVRVPDGRLVIAFRDRAPESPTDGHFVAWVGTYDDIRKGRPGQYRIKLLHSHAGGDCGYPGMELLPDGTIIATTYVKYRKGPEKHSVVSVRFRLEETDALFKKATGEE
- a CDS encoding MBL fold metallo-hydrolase, with product MFMIAALLAVSAALEFPPELVDFAPMPGNPVFEAAGPGHWDECIRERGWILHEDGVYHLWYTGHRKRGDDTRKLGYAVSADGVHWQRHPDNPVHAEGWVEDMMVVRAGDTYHMFAEGRNDETHRLSSTDRVHWTDHGRLTVLQTNGEPIAPGPFGTPTAWLEDGVWYFFYERNDEAVWLATSTDLATWTNVQDEPVLLRGPGGYDQKMIALDQIVKHRGTYYAYYHGLIPDTRPGEWTSAVAASADLVHWEKYPGNPIVGGDKSSPVLVPDGEAFRLFTVHPAVWAYGRRAPGAAAPAPRADSFTVWQLPNQTRSQIMSYVVQTAGGRLIVLDGGMAGDAAYLRAFLKERGGRVDAWFLTHLHDDHCEALGVLLGDPQGLEIGDICASVPPAEWFETACSPAEQAVYRTFMQALAAAGHTLVPLSPGDMRGLDGVLVQVLGGCNPELLKNPLNNSSMVLRLSDARKSVLFLGDLGLEGGEKLLAGPQAGWLPSDIVQTAHHGQNGVGEAVYRRISAKTCLWPTPKWLWDNDNGGGEDSGPYRTKEVRGWMDALGVQNHLRMFDGLQKVE